A single genomic interval of Lathyrus oleraceus cultivar Zhongwan6 chromosome 7, CAAS_Psat_ZW6_1.0, whole genome shotgun sequence harbors:
- the LOC127107504 gene encoding bifunctional aspartokinase/homoserine dehydrogenase 1, chloroplastic: MASLSASLSHFSRISLNSNTSLQHENIKIPESQCHPFLLSHRFNSLRKGITLPQRRESPSTGIRASLIDVSLDLTVEENRLSKGESWSVHKFGGTCMGSSQRIKNVADIVLNDDSERKLVVVSAMSKVTDMMYELITKAQSRDDSYISSLEAVLEKHSSTAHDMLDGDNLAIFLSKLHEDINNLKAMLRAIYIAGHVTESFADFVVGHGELWSAQMLSLVMRKNGTDCKWMDTREVLIVHPTGSNQVDPDYLESEQKLEKWYSRNPCKVIIATGFIASTPKNIPTTLKRDGSDFSAAIMGSLLRAGQVTIWTDVDGVYSADPRKVSEAVILKTLSYQEAWEMSYFGANVLHPRTIIPVMKYGIPILIRNIFNLSAPGTKICHPAVNDNEDMANLQNLVKGFATIDNLALVNVEGTGMAGVPGTASAIFSAVKDVGANVIMISQASSEHSVCFAVPETEVKAVAEALQSRFRQALDNGRLSQVAIIPNCSILAAVGQKMASTPGVSATLFNALAKASINVRAIAQGCSEYNITVVVKREDCIKALRAVHSRFYLSRTTIAMGIIGPGLIGSTLLDQLRDQTSVLKEEFNIDLRVMGILGSKSMLLSHGGIDLASWKELREERGEVANLEKFVQHVHGNHFIPNTALVDCTADPAIAGHYYDWLCKGIHVITPNKKANSGPLDQYLKLRALQRQSYTHYFYEATVGAGLPIVSTLRGLLETGDKILQIEGIFSGTLSYIFNNFKDGRAFSEVVGEAKEAGFTEPDPRDDLSGTDVARKVIILARESGLKLELSNIPVESLVPEPLRVCASAQEFMQQLPKFDPEFAKKQEGAENAGEVLRYVGVVDVTNKKGFVELRRYKKDHPFAQLSGSDNIIAFTTRRYKNQPLIVRGPGAGAQVTAGGIFSDILRLASYLGAPS, from the exons ATGGCGTCGCTTTCTGCATCGCTATCTCACTTCTCTCGCATTTCACTCAACTCCAACACTTCGCTCCAACACGAGAACATCAAGATCCCTGAATCTCAATGCCATCCTTTCCTCCTCTCGCACCGCTTCAATTCTCTCCG AAAGGGTATTACTTTACCTCAGCGACGAGAGTCACCGAGCACCGGGATACGTGCTTCATTAATAG ATGTTTCTCTGGATTTGACAGTGGAGGAAAACCGGCTTTCAAAAGGAGAATCTTGGTCTGTTCACAAATTTGGTGGAACTTGTATGGGAAGCTCGCAAAGAATAAAGAATGTTGCTGACATAGTTCTTAATGATGATTCAGAGAGGAAATTGGTGGTTGTCTCTGCAATGTCTAAGGTGACAGATATGATGTATGAGCTTATCACTAAGGCTCAATCACGTGACGATTCTTATATATCTTCCTTGGAGGCTGTTTTGGAGAAGCACAGCTCAACTGCACACGACATGCTTGATGGAGACAATCTCGCTATTTTCTTGTCTAAATTGCATGAAGACATCAACAACCTTAAGGCAATGCTTCGGGCAATATACATAG CTGGTCACGTGACGGAATCCTTTGCAGATTTTGTTGTAGGACATGGGGAATTATGGTCTGCCCAGATGTTGTCTCTAGTTATGAGGAAG AATGGAACTGATTGCAAATGGATGGATACAAGGGAAGTATTGATTGTTCATCCTACTGGTTCTAATCAAGTTGATCCCGACTACTTGGAATCTGAGCAAAAACTTGAGAAATGGTACTCTCGGAATCCATGTAAGGTAATCATTGCTACTGGGTTCATTGCAAGCACACCTAAAAACATTCCTACTACCCTGAAGCGAGATGGAAGTGATTTCTCGGCAGCAATTATGGGCTCTCTGCTTAGAGCTGGTCAGGTCACAATTTGGACAGATGTTGATGGTGTGTATAGTGCGGATCCTAGAAAAG TCAGTGAAGCTGTGATTTTAAAGACATTGTCTTATCAAGAGGCATGGGAAATG TCTTATTTTGGAGCTAATGTTTTGCATCCCCGCACAATAATTCCTGTGATGAAATATGGCATACCCATTCTGATAAGGAATATCTTCAACCTTTCTGCTCCTGGGACAAAAATATGTCACCCTGCTGTTAATGATAATGAAGATATGGCAAACCTGCAAAATTTAGTCAAAGGATTTGCAACAATAGACAACTTGGCACTTGTAAATGTTGAGGG AACTGGAATGGCCGGTGTTCCAGGTACAGCAAGTGCTATTTTTAGTGCAGTCAAAGATGTTGGAGCTAATGTTATCATGATATCTCAG GCTAGTAGTGAGCATTCTGTATGCTTTGCTGTCCCCGAGACGGAAGTAAAAGCTGTTGCCGAGGCATTGCAATCAAGATTTCGTCAAGCTTTGGATAATGGGCGTCTTTCTCAG GTTGCAATTATCCCGAATTGTAGCATTTTGGCAGCTGTTGGCCAGAAAATGGCAAGCACTCCTGGAGTTAGTGCCACCCTTTTCAACGCATTGGCCAAG GCCAGTATAAATGTCCGTGCTATAGCACAAGGTTGTTCTGAGTATAATATTACTGTTGTTGTTAAGCGAGAGGATTGTATAAAAGCTTTACGGGCTGTCCATTCTCGATTTTATCTCTCAAGAACCACTATTGCAATGGGCATTATTGGACCAGGATTAATTGGGAGCACACTTCTTGATCAGCTAAGGGATCAG ACTTCAGTTCTGAAAGAAGAATTTAACATTGATTTGCGTGTAATGGGCATACTCGGCTCAAAGTCAATGCTTCTCAGTCATGG GGGTATTGACTTAGCAAGCTGGAAAGAACTTCGGGAGGAAAGAGGAGAAGTGGCTAATTTGGAAAAATTTGTTCAGCACGTGCACGGAAatcattttataccaaacacTGCATTAGTAGACTGCACAGCTGATCCTGCCATTGCTGGCCATTATTATGATTGGTTGTGCAAAGGAATACATGTAATTACCCCCAATAAGAAGGCTAATTCTGGGCCACTGGATCAG TATCTGAAGTTAAGAGCTCTTCAGAGGCAATCCTATACTCACTACTTCTATGAAGCTACTGTTGGAGCCGGTCTTCCAATTGTCAGCACTCTGCGTGGCCTCCTTGAAACTGGAGACAAAATTTTGCAAATTGAAGGCATATTCAG TGGGACTTTGAGTTACATCTTTAATAACTTCAAAGATGGCCGGGCTTTTAGTGAGGTAGTTGGTGAAGCAAAGGAAGCAGGTTTTACTGAGCCTGATCCAAGGGATGATCTGTCTGGAACAGATGTTGCTAGAAAG GTGATAATTCTGGCAAGGGAATCTGGTTTAAAGCTAGAACTGTCTAATATCCCAGTTGAAAGTCTAGTGCCAGAACCACTACGA GTGTGTGCATCTGCTCAGGAGTTCATGCAACAGCTACCAAAATTTGACCCGGAGTTTGCAAAGAAACAAGAAGGTGCTGAGAATGCCGGGGAA GTATTGAGATACGTGGGAGTGGTGGATGTGACTAATAAAAAAGGATTTGTAGAGCTGCGAAGATACAAGAAGGATCATCCATTTGCACAATTGTCTGGGTCAGATAATATAATTGCATTCACAACAAGAAGGTATAAGAATCAGCCTCTGATAGTTCGTGGTCCAGGAGCTGGTGCTCAAGTCACAGCGGGTGGAATATTTAGTGATATTTTACGACTTGCCTCATATCTAGGTGCTCCATCATAA